In Rhodothermales bacterium, a single window of DNA contains:
- the pgsA gene encoding CDP-diacylglycerol--glycerol-3-phosphate 3-phosphatidyltransferase, with the protein MKHVPNALTILRILVTPLLLYLLYRATLAGHFWALTLFVFAAISDWLDGKLARRYAVKSRLGQYLDPMADKILVLGTFIVLAIRFPELVPWWAVLIVASRDVAVTVLRSVFERKGLSLHTSSSAKWKTAAQLTYLIAFLLTLTLTHVPGAIGRSAIGLMDSSFYFWSLLAVAAITVYTGIQYFVNRKTEDPVAHHA; encoded by the coding sequence ATGAAGCACGTCCCGAACGCGTTGACCATCCTTCGGATACTGGTCACCCCTCTTCTCTTGTATTTGCTGTACAGAGCCACGCTGGCGGGGCATTTCTGGGCACTTACGTTGTTCGTCTTCGCGGCGATATCAGACTGGTTGGACGGCAAGTTGGCTCGGCGCTATGCGGTAAAGAGCCGATTGGGTCAGTATCTGGACCCCATGGCCGACAAGATCCTGGTGCTGGGCACATTCATTGTGTTGGCCATCCGTTTTCCGGAACTGGTTCCATGGTGGGCGGTGCTCATCGTAGCTTCGCGGGACGTGGCGGTTACCGTCCTGCGGTCGGTATTCGAGCGCAAGGGGCTGAGTCTGCACACGTCCAGTTCGGCCAAATGGAAGACCGCGGCCCAATTGACGTATCTGATAGCGTTCCTGCTGACCCTCACGCTCACACATGTCCCGGGAGCCATCGGCCGGTCGGCCATCGGACTCATGGACAGTTCATTCTATTTCTGGTCCCTGCTGGCCGTGGCCGCCATCACCGTTTATACCGGAATCCAGTATTTCGTGAACCGGAAGACCGAAGACCCTGTAGCGCATCATGCCTGA
- the dnaK gene encoding molecular chaperone DnaK, whose product MGKIIGIDLGTTNSVVAVMEGGEPVVITNAEGARTTPSIIAFKKDGERLVGAPAKRQAITNPNNTVFSIKRFMGRKFTEVASEIKTVPYDVVEGDNHTARVKIDDRVYTPQEISAMVLQKLKQTAEDYLGEKVTEAVITVPAYFNDAQRKATKEAGEIAGLTVRRIINEPTAAALAYGLDKKHTEEMVAVFDLGGGTYDISILELGDGVFEVKSTNGDTHLGGDDFDQRLIDYIADEFKKDEGVDLRNDAMALQRLKEAAEKAKIELSSSTATTINLPFITATQDGPKHLTLDLSRSKFEQLVDDLVKRTIPPMEKALKDAGLSKDQVHQVILVGGSTRIPAIQKAAEDFFGKAPNRSVNPDEVVAVGAAIQGGVLSGDVSDVLLLDVTPLNLGIETLGGVATTLIPANTTIPTKKSETFSTAADNQPSVEIHVLQGDRSMAADNRTIGRFHLDGIPPAPRGVPQVEVTFDIDANGMLSVSAKDKASGKEQSIRIEASSGLTESEIEKMRTDAKAHADEDTKRKQEIEKLNAADALVFSTEKNLKEFGEKLPAEKKARIEAAVANVKELHAARSVAELEAATEELNAAWADASQDLYAAQQEAAEAGGDGAPSAEPEDAADDEVKDVDFEVVDEDEEK is encoded by the coding sequence ATGGGAAAAATCATTGGCATCGACCTCGGCACCACCAATTCGGTAGTCGCCGTCATGGAGGGCGGCGAGCCCGTCGTCATCACCAACGCAGAGGGAGCCCGCACCACCCCCTCCATCATCGCATTCAAGAAGGATGGCGAACGACTGGTGGGAGCGCCGGCCAAGCGTCAGGCCATCACGAATCCCAACAATACCGTTTTTTCCATCAAGCGGTTCATGGGTCGCAAGTTCACCGAGGTGGCGTCGGAAATCAAGACGGTCCCCTATGATGTGGTGGAAGGCGACAACCATACGGCCCGCGTCAAGATTGACGATCGCGTCTATACCCCGCAGGAAATCTCTGCGATGGTGCTGCAGAAGTTGAAGCAGACGGCGGAAGACTATCTGGGCGAAAAAGTTACCGAGGCGGTCATCACCGTTCCGGCCTACTTCAACGACGCCCAGCGCAAGGCCACGAAGGAAGCCGGTGAAATTGCCGGATTGACCGTGCGCCGGATAATCAATGAACCCACGGCGGCCGCCCTTGCCTACGGTCTGGACAAGAAACACACCGAAGAGATGGTTGCCGTGTTCGACCTCGGTGGTGGGACCTACGACATTTCCATCCTGGAACTGGGCGACGGCGTCTTCGAAGTCAAGTCCACGAATGGCGACACGCATCTTGGCGGTGACGACTTCGACCAGCGCCTCATCGACTACATAGCCGACGAGTTCAAGAAGGACGAAGGGGTGGATCTGCGAAACGACGCCATGGCCCTGCAGCGTCTGAAGGAAGCGGCCGAGAAGGCCAAGATCGAGCTTTCCAGTTCAACGGCCACGACCATCAACCTGCCGTTCATCACGGCCACGCAGGACGGCCCCAAGCACCTCACGCTGGACCTCAGCCGGAGCAAATTCGAACAGTTGGTGGACGACCTCGTGAAGCGGACCATTCCGCCCATGGAAAAGGCACTCAAGGATGCCGGACTGTCCAAGGATCAGGTCCATCAGGTAATCCTGGTGGGTGGTTCGACCCGTATTCCTGCCATCCAGAAGGCTGCGGAAGACTTCTTCGGCAAGGCCCCCAATCGTTCGGTCAACCCGGATGAAGTGGTGGCGGTGGGTGCTGCCATCCAGGGCGGCGTGCTTTCCGGCGACGTATCGGACGTCCTCCTGCTGGATGTGACCCCCTTGAACCTGGGGATCGAGACGCTTGGCGGCGTGGCTACGACGCTCATCCCTGCGAATACGACCATTCCGACCAAGAAAAGCGAGACGTTCTCCACCGCGGCCGATAACCAGCCGTCCGTCGAGATCCATGTCCTGCAGGGCGACCGTTCCATGGCGGCGGACAACCGCACCATCGGACGGTTCCACCTGGACGGCATTCCTCCCGCTCCGCGGGGCGTTCCGCAGGTCGAGGTCACGTTCGACATCGACGCCAATGGCATGCTCAGCGTATCGGCCAAGGACAAGGCCAGCGGCAAGGAGCAATCCATCCGGATTGAGGCCTCATCCGGCCTGACCGAATCTGAAATCGAAAAGATGCGCACGGACGCGAAGGCACACGCCGACGAGGACACCAAGCGCAAACAGGAAATCGAGAAACTGAACGCGGCCGATGCGTTGGTCTTCTCCACCGAAAAGAACCTCAAGGAGTTCGGTGAGAAACTGCCCGCGGAGAAGAAAGCCCGCATTGAGGCTGCCGTTGCCAACGTCAAGGAATTGCACGCAGCCCGGAGCGTGGCCGAACTCGAGGCCGCGACCGAGGAGCTGAATGCCGCTTGGGCGGACGCCAGCCAGGATCTCTACGCGGCCCAGCAGGAAGCTGCCGAAGCCGGTGGCGACGGTGCGCCGTCCGCCGAACCGGAAGATGCGGCCGATGACGAGGTCAAGGATGTTGACTTCGAGGTCGTAGACGAGGACGAAGAGAAGTAG